Below is a window of Niabella agricola DNA.
TTGTTACCTGCTCGGTTTCAGGAAAACAGCAGCTGTGATCAGCGAATACCATAAAAACCAGCGGCTGCAGCAACAGGGTGCCCTGATGGCGGACAGTATGCAGGTATTGGAGAAAAAACAGGAAGCCGTTGCCCGCTGGCAACAACAATACCTGGTAGACAGTTCCCGGCTGGACGGCGCCATCCTGGCCTCCATCAACAGCCGCTGCGATGAACTGGGCCTGCAGTTTAAAGAATACAAGCCGCTGGGAACAAGTGCCCAGGATATCTGGACCCGGATTGTAACCGTGGAGGGGGGCTTCCAAAAGATATTGCAATTGATCTACCAGCTGGAACAGCAGGAGCAGCAGTGCCGGATTGCATCCATTAAGTACCAGAACATAAAGGATGGCGACAACGAGGTGCTGAACTGCAGTTTATACATTCAAAACGTGGTAAACAAAAAATGAAGAACAGGCATATCATAGGAATTACGGTACTGGCAGGGATGCTGATGGCATCGGCTTCCTGCGAAGAGATCTTTGATGATGATTATTCGTCCTACTCTGTAAAGCTGGCGGCTCCGGCAGACAGTATGCTGCTGGCCGATACCCTGGTACAGCTGAGCTGGACACCGCTTCAGCAGCCGGCCGATTACCAGGTACAGGTAGCCCAGCCTAAATTTGATTCCCTGGCAAAACTGGTAAAAGACACCATCACCAGCGGCAGCAGTATCCGGATCACCGCACTGGAGCGGGGCAAAAAATACCAGTGGCGGGTACGGGCCATCGGTAAAAACACGGTAAGCCCGTATAGCAAACCCTGGATGTTTTTTATACAAAATAATCAAGGCCTTGAAGAATAATCCCAATATGAAATACCTGTTGATCGGCCTGGTAGCACTGATCTGGGGCCTGATCATTTACAAAGTAATCCGGGGCTTATCGGGTGATGATCCGCCGCCGGTAGCTACAAAGATAAAACCGCTGCAAACCACGGACACCTTATCCACCTACCAGCTTACGGCGGCCTCTTATCCCGATCCTTTCAACAATGAACTGGTTACGGAGGAAGAGGAGATTACAGAAGTGGCTGTGCCGGGTGGTGCAAAAACAGCAACAGGTGTGGTTGCCAATCCGCAACCGGCGCCGGTGATTGCTGCCCCGCCACCACCGCCACCAGCCATCAAATACAGCGGTTATATTTACAACCCGCAGACAAAAAAGAAAACAGCCATGATCAGTGTCAACGGCCGCAGCATGAGTGTAGGGGTCAATGAAAAAATCGATGACATGACAAGGGTGTTATATATAGCAGATCAGAAAATAATAGTGAGTTTTAATGGGCGGAAAATTGAAATTGTTTTGGGCGGCTAAAAAGAAACAGTTTGAAAATTATGAGAAAGCATAATACTCGCCAATATTTTTAAAGCTTTAACCAGTGCGGAAGTGCTGTTGATATTAAATTTTTTTAAAATATTCTCGCGGTGCTTATCTATAGTTCGTTTACTTAAAAATAGTCTGTTTGACATTTCTTTCGAACTAAGTTTTCTTACCATTAATCCGATAATTTCTTGCTCCCTTTTTGTGATACGATGAGTGCTCAAAATTTGATCAGGTAATTGCGCGTTAATCATTTTTTGCAGTTTTTCGCAGATAAAAACTTCTCCATTTTGTACTCGTTCAATTGAAATAACAAGCTCAGAAGATGAGATGTCCTTTAAAATATAACCTTTCACGTTAAATTTTTTCATCTTTTTAATATGCTCAAAGTCAGAGTACTCGATCATAGCTATGGAGGGTACCTTTATTTTATTGGTTTCAAGCCAGCTTATAAACCCCTCACTGGTTGAGTTCTCCAGTTGATAGTCTAAAAGAATAATGTCCAGCTTGCCGTTGGTTATATGAGTCTCTTTGTGGAAGATTTTTCTAAAAAGCTCGATAAGCTCGAAGAACAAGCTAGAGAATATCAGAAAGCGCTTGGTGAGTTGAAAAATTTTGATATTTCAGGAAAAGAAAAAAAATAATGGGAATAATTCAGATAAGCACAATATTTAGTTTTCTAGGATTAATGTTTTTTTGGTTAGGCTGCATCAAAAAAATCACAATTTTATATGCAAAAAAAGAGCCGGATTACAAACGCAAAATAATAAAGGTCTATTTTCGAGTGTTTGCTGGATTACTTGTGTTTGCTTTAGTGATGGCCTTTTTATTAACACGGGAAATTAATTGAGACCTTCTCATCGTGGTTCATGGCTGTCCAAATCTTTTCTTTTGAAGTGTTCCCCTAGATGCCATCTGTAATGTAATAGGAGGTGATCGATTGTTATTATAGGATTCGCTGGCATAGATTTGTAATAGCCTGCTGCGCTCTCTTGAACAACTAGTAGAATGGTATTGTCTGGAATCTGATATCCGATATATTTATTTATATCATGATAAAAATGGCACAACGGAGGTCGAGAGTGGTATAATCAACTGCGGCTCAAACTTGCTGTTACGGTTTCTGGGAATGTTGAGCACCATGTCACCCAGCGACTGGGTCTTTACCTTTTTGGGGTAGGTGCCGTTACGGCGATTGCCGGTATTGTTGCCATCTTTGGCATGCTTCTCATAACCGAGGTGGCTATCAAGTTCGGCTTGTAACATCTGCTCTACGTCCTGTTTGTAGAGCTCGCTAAAAAATGATTGAAAATCTTCTTTGCTTGTAAATTGCTTGAAGAAGTCTTTGGGTAATTTGTTGTCCTGTTCCATAAAACTGTATTTAAAAGTTAAAAAATCCGGGCCAAAGCACCGGCCGCAACCCGGGCGGGTTCGCTTCGTTCGGCTCCGCTACGCTCCGCCTCACTTCGCTTCACCTGCCCGGTGGTTAACTCTCCCATACAGTTACTTAATATTTATTTACACAAAGAACTAAACACTGCCTATTTAGAGGCGGTATCTGTTGTTAAAGATAGCTAAAAAATGATGGAGTGTGAACCTTAACTGACCTTAATCCTTCTCAGTGAGAGTGCCAACTCCCATAGCATCAGCTAAAATGTTCTTTTGCCCTTCGAGGCATATATCTTATTGCAGAAACTGAATGATACTTCGAGCCAGAGTCTCTACCAAAGCTTCTCGTTCGAAGCAACGATCGAGTGAGGACGCCACTGTTAGCCTGATCAAAGACTATAACAAAAACATCAGCGTCTCTTTGATACGTCTACGATAAATGAACGGCTGGTTAAAATTGATTGGGACCGGAATTATCGGTATTTTTGTTAAAGCAACTGTCCAGGTATATAAAAATGATGTTGGTAACACCGGCTTCATTGTTCCTCCCAAGCACTACGCATATGAAGAAAAAGATCTGTTTCTTGTTGGCTTTTACGGTCATCAACGGCTTTGTTTCCGGACAAACTACAAAAGCAGCTTTGTTTATCGACTCTTTTACAAAGCAGCATTCTTTTAACGGAACGATCCTGTTGGCAAAAAAAGGCAAAGCTTCGCATAAAAAAAGTTTCGGGATGGCCCATTTCCAGATGAAGGTGCCCAATACCCCTGATACCCGGTATAAGATTGCATCCATTACGAAGGCCTTCACTGCTGTACTGATCCTGCAGCTTTATGAGCAGGGTAAGATTGACCTGAACAAGCCGATCCGGACGTATTTGCCGGGGTATAAGGGAGAGGGGGCGGATAAGGTAACGATTGCGCAACTCCTGAACATGACTTCCGGAATCTGGAACATGGATGAAGGCGTAACCCTGGAATCCGCGCTCAAAAGCGGAATGCCTGCCTATCAGTTGCCGCATACTTCCGATGAAATGCTGACGCTTTTCTGCAGCGGTAAACTGAAATCAGAACCGGGCAAAGTGTGGGATTATAACAATGCTAATTATATGATCCTTGGAAAAGTGATTGAACAGGTTGCGGGCAAAACCTTTGAGCAACAACTTCAAACAATGATCCTGCAGCCTTTGGAGATGAAAC
It encodes the following:
- a CDS encoding fibronectin type III domain-containing protein; the protein is MKNRHIIGITVLAGMLMASASCEEIFDDDYSSYSVKLAAPADSMLLADTLVQLSWTPLQQPADYQVQVAQPKFDSLAKLVKDTITSGSSIRITALERGKKYQWRVRAIGKNTVSPYSKPWMFFIQNNQGLEE
- a CDS encoding response regulator transcription factor; translation: MKKFNVKGYILKDISSSELVISIERVQNGEVFICEKLQKMINAQLPDQILSTHRITKREQEIIGLMVRKLSSKEMSNRLFLSKRTIDKHRENILKKFNINSTSALVKALKILASIMLSHNFQTVSF
- a CDS encoding serine hydrolase domain-containing protein, whose translation is MMLVTPASLFLPSTTHMKKKICFLLAFTVINGFVSGQTTKAALFIDSFTKQHSFNGTILLAKKGKASHKKSFGMAHFQMKVPNTPDTRYKIASITKAFTAVLILQLYEQGKIDLNKPIRTYLPGYKGEGADKVTIAQLLNMTSGIWNMDEGVTLESALKSGMPAYQLPHTSDEMLTLFCSGKLKSEPGKVWDYNNANYMILGKVIEQVAGKTFEQQLQTMILQPLEMKHTGIAYQQTMIAGLASTYFYRDDIQTLVNDLPVYTENWYASGAMYATADDLLRFTRALFERKLLKQATLDLMFTPGAGEYGYGVLVYKAYDIHQKHYTIVKRPGSIMGAQTMLFHVLEEDATILILSNASTVSLDEFAAAIAERFID